The following DNA comes from Bacteroidetes bacterium SB0662_bin_6.
GAGGCTCAGATCACCGCCCGCCGTTTTGAGCAGGCAGGCTATCAGAGGTTGTAACTCCTTTTCGTCCCGAAATGCCCGTTTTGCCGATAAGGCAAAGACATCGGGTTGTCCCTCATCATTGATCGGCCCATTATCCTGTCTCAGGAGATCCGTCTTGTTCGCCACCAGAAGCACCGGGGGAGCACCCCGCTCCGCTATCGCCTCGATAAAAGCCCGCTCGCCTGCATCCATACCCACTGCGACGTCATACACATACACGAGCACGTCGCTCCGCTCTATGGCTCGCTCGGCGCGCAGCACCCCTTCCGCCTCGATGGCGTCGGCTGCGTCCCGGAGACCCGCCGTATCCGTGAACCGGAACAGCAAGCCGTCGATTTCCGCCTCGCCTTCCACTTCGTCGCGCGTGGTGCCGGGGACAGGGCTTACTATAGCGCGGTCGTTTCCCAGCAAGGCATTCAACAAGGTGGATTTCCCTGCATTGGGCCGCCCGCCAATCACGACACGCACCCCATCGCGCACCCGGCGCCCGAGCCGCCAGGACCGGAGCAATTCGTCCAGCAGTTTTTCGCTCCCATCCAGAAGCGCTTCAAGGCGTTCCCTATCGGCGAACGCCACATCCTCTTCGGAAAAATCCAGTTCGAGTTCGAGGAACGCACAGAGTTCGAGCAGGTCCGCCCGCACATCCGCCAGCACCTCGGAATAGCGGCCCTGAAGATGGGAAACGGACACGCGGTGCGCCAGAGAGGACGAAGCGTGGATCAGATCGGCCACGGCCTCGGCCTGCGCCAGATCCATCTTCCCGTTCAGAAAAGCCCGCTGGGTAAATTCGCCGGGGGCGGCCAGGCGCGCGCCCTCTTCCAGCATCCGATTCAGAACGAGCCGGCTCGCAAAATCGCCTCCATGGCACGAGCACTCCACGACATCTTCGCCGGTCGCCGAACGGGGGGCCCGAAAAAGCGTAGCGACTACCTGATCGATGCGTATCCCGTCGCGGCTTGCCACATAGCCCACATGCGCCGTATGCGAGGCGGCTCCCCGAAGATCCGCCCCCTCAAAGCAGGCCGCGGCGATCACTACGGCTTCCGGGCCGGAAATGCGCACGATACCCAGCGCAGCGCGCCCCCTGGCCGTTGCGATGGCGGCAATGGTATCGCTGGAAGCTTGCATGGCGCATGAAGCGATACGGTTGAAAAAATCGCTTGCGGCGCGTTCGGCGACTACTTGCGCCTCCCGGTCGTACGGGGGCCGCCGGGTCTCCGCCTGCCTGCCTTTGCCTTCCCTGTCCGGGCAAGAGCCTGACGGCTTCTCTTTCTTCCGTCCACTTGCTTTTTACCCCGGCCTTTCGGCGCAGGCTCGCCGTTTTCTTCCTCCTTGGCATCGGCAATATGCCGGTTGATAACCTTTTGCTGCACGGCAGTCACCACATTATACACGAGGTAGTACAGGCTCAGGCCGGACGCAAAGCGATTGAAAATGGCGAAGATCATCACCGGCATTACATAGGTGATGATCTTCATCTGGGGGTTCGAGGAAGGGGTCATCTGGATGCGCATCTGAACGATCATCGAGATGCCCATGAGCAGCGTGAAGCCGGCTACGAAGTCGCCGTAAAACGGAATGGTGAACGGGAGATTTAGAATAACGTCCGGAGCTGACAGGTCATTGGCCCACAGAAATCCCTGCTGCCGGATCTGGATGGACTGCGGAAGAAAAAGCCACAGCGCGATAATGATGGGATACTGCAACAGCATAGGGAGACAACCGCCCACCGGATTGACGCCGGTTTCCTTGTACATCTTCATCATTTCCTCCTGCTGCTTCCGGGGATTGTCCCCGTACTTCTCCTTTATGACCTCCATCTTCGGTTGCAACTCGCGCATCCGGGCCATGCTCTTGTAGGAGCTCTTCGTCAGCGGGTACAGGGCCAGTTTGATCAGAATGGCGAAGACAATGATGACATAGCCGTATCCGGGAATGAACTTCGCCAGAAACGTGAACGCAGGAATAAAAACCAGCCGGGCCAGGGGCCGGGTAATCCACTCGAAAAAATCCCAGCCGTAATCCACCATGTCGTAAAGGCCGAGATCGTAGTCGTTGATCCGGTAAAACTCCATCGGCCCGATGTACAGCCGGAACTCGTCCGGCCCATCCTCCGGTTGCGCCATAAGCAGGCGCATGTCGTAGTCCTGTCGAAAGCCTTCGCTGCCCGGCTCCCCCGTCTGCTCTCCGATGAGTTCGGCGCCACGGGTGCCGGAAGAGGGAATCATGACAGAAGTGAAATACCGGGTCTTGATAGCGGTCCATGTCACGTTTCCGGAAAGGCGTTGCTCTCCGAAGTCCTCTTTCCTGAGCAATACGTTCTCGACCTCGCCCCCGCTACGCGCATAGGCCCCGGCCGCCTTGGCTTCCTCGTTCGTATCGTTTTCCGTGAAGGGAATAGCTCCTGTCCATATCAACTCGTATCCCTCCCTTGTAGAAAAGGCCGCCGCATTTTCCTGGTCCACACGCAGGCCGATTTCGTATTCGCCCGGATGAAATGTGTAGGTCTGCCGCAATACGCCGCCCTGAATACCCGTTTCGAAGTGTAACATGGCCGGCTCGGCGCCCACGTGCAGGGTATCGCCCTCGTAGGACGTATCGAAATACAGCGCGCGCGTATCGACAAGATGGGAACGGGGTGTCGTAAAGGCGATCCCCAGCGCCCCCGATCCGGTGGTGTCCACCATCTGTACGGGCGTTTCCTGATCGAATTTCCTGTATTCTTTCAGGGAAAAAGAGATCAACGTGGCGCCTTTCGTCGAGAAAACCGCTCTATAAAGATCGGTATCGACCGTGATGAAACGGGCTTCGCCCGCTAACGCCGCGACAAGCGACGTATCCCGGGTAACTGCCTCTGTAGCTAACAACTCCTCGCCTGACAGTACGTCGCCGGACCCGGGCGCAAGCGGGGCGCCCCCTGTAGTGGTTCGTTCCGTGGCCTGCGAATCTTCGGCGAGCTCCTCCTGCACTGCCGGATCGCCGGCAGGCACAGTCGGCTGGGGAGGGGCGAACACCCAGAGCCAGACGAACATGATAATCGCCACCAGTACGGTTGCGATGACGACATTGCGGTCCAAATCAGGTTCCCCTTGCTCGTATTACAGGATGGACGGGTATTGCTTGCGCTTGCAACGTATCCACAAACGTGCCGAAACGCCGTCGCGCTAAACGGGAAGTCAGGTGTGACGTTCCGAACGCATGGAAGATTCGTCGAGACGGCGGCAGAGTTCTTGCAACGCTTCCGGCAGATCGGCATGCACCCGGAAGCCCGGCCGGGCATCGTCCTGTCGACCGGCGCGATGAATGATCATCATCGTCAACGCACGTTCCGCACCGGAAAAACGATCCAGTATTCCCTGCTGATGCAGCCGGTAGGTTTCGCGCAGCAACCGCTTGATACGGTTGCGACTTGCAGCTTTTGCATGGCGGCTGGGCGCAAATCCGATCTGGACAGGTGCATCTGCCTCGAGTTGCGCACGAGACACGATCCGGTACACAAGCCGAATACATCCTTTGCTCACCGTACCGACATCCTCCCGGTTACGGTCAAACAAGGGGCGAATCAGACGCTTCCGCTTAAGGCGGAATGAGCGCGGCAATTTTTGAAACGGGCGCAGGCTCCCATCCTCTGGCACGACCACGACCTCAGACTATTTGCCGGACCGCGTGTCGCTTACGGTAAGGACGCTACGGCCTTTCTCGCGCCGGCGCTTGAGCACCCTGCGCCCGTTTTTTGAGCTCATACGGGCACGGAAACCGTGCTTGTTCGCGCGCTTGCGTCTACTTGGCTGATAAGTACGTTTCATAATACGGTGATCCGAAAACGCATCTCGACTATTTTATCGCAGGTACAGAACATAGTTATACGCACATACCTGCGGGTATGTTTTCGCATCTCGTGAAGCAACGTCTTCGGAACCCCTTTTTCCTGACGGAGTACCGGGGAAGAGTACAGCGGGAGTAGCTCAGGGGTAGAGCATCAGCTTCCCAAGCTGAGGGTCGCGGGTTCGAATCCCGTTTCCCGCTCGGTCAGATGGTTCGGCATGCGTGGCGACAGCGTCACCATGCGTCGTACCGGTGCGAACCGGGCGGTTAGCTCAGCTGGTTTAGAGCGCCTGCCTTACAAGCAGGAGGTCACTGGTTCGAATCCGGTACCGCCCACAAAAAGAGGAATTACGTCTTTTTATCCTTGTCGTTCCCCCTTGACTTCCTCTATCAAAAACATTAGACTGCACCGGATTCTGTCCTGTGAATCCCCGATTTTCGGGTCCAGGCAGGGTCTGTATCACAATGACGCAGAACGATTCATATTCGGTAATGGATGCTACAGGGGGCAACGCATTTCTGGCGAAAGAACCCCCTCCCCGGCTGCTCAACTGGAGATACAGGACCTTGGACTACTTTATTGCACCTATTATAATCCGGACAGATCCGTACAGCCTTGACAGGAGTATAACCATGTCTACGGACTACGGGTTGAAAAGAAAGAGCATGAACGAAGGAAGCTCCTGTTTGGCGCCCAAAAACATGGCCGCGACTTGTAGCGAAACAAGAAAACAAACTGCGAAACAACTACTCTCACGGAGGTAGAGTCAATGCAAGTAACTACCGAAAACAAAAACGGGAGCCTTGTCATAGTGACCGAAGGGCGTGTCGATGGCAGTAACGCCCCCGAATTCCAGGAAGCCTTGAAAGAAGCGATCAAGGAGGGCGGGCAAAAGGTGATCCTCGATTTCGAACACCTTTCGTATATCAGTAGTGCCGGCCTCCGTGTAATTCTGATGTTCGCCAAGCAGCTCCGGAGAGAAAACATATCATTTGCGGCATGTTCACTCATCGCTTCGGTCAAGGATATTTTTGCAATTAGCGGCTTCGACAAAATCATCCCGATTCACGAATCGCAAAATGAAGCGATGGCTGCACTTGGATAATCGGGATCATTGATTGAGCAAGGTTTTTATGGTGCCGGCCAAGCCGGGGAATGACAAAAATATCCGGGGATGAGCAAAAATCCGTACAAGATCCTCGTCGTGGACGACGAACCGGACTTGCAGCCGCTCATGTTACAACGCATGCGGCGAAGCATCCGGTCTGGTAAGTATACTTTCGTCTTTGCGGGCAATGGTATAGAGGCATTGGAGCGGCTTCGTGAGCAGGAAGATATTGATATGGTGGTCTCGGACATCAATATGCCGCAAATGGATGGGCTGACCCTGCTTGACCAGATTGCGCAATTGGATCCGAATATTCGCTCCGTGATTATTTCCGCCTACGGTGACATGAAGAACATTCGCACGGCAATGAACCGCGGCGCCTTCGACTTCATCACCAAACCGGTCGATTTCGACGATCTCAGAATTACCATTGACCGGACCCTGGAACACATGGCGCGTTGGCGCGAAGCGCTCGCTTCGCGTGATAAACTGGTTTCGCTGCAGAACGAACTCGATATCGCCAGAAAGATGCAGCGGGCAATTCTGCCTACTGAATTCCCCAACAAGCCCGACTACCGCATTTTCGGCGACATGGAGCCCGCCCGCAATGTCGGTGGAGATTTTTTCGATGTGATTCCTTTGGGACGGGGTCGGGTCGGCCTCGCCATAGCCGATGTGTCGGACAAAGGGGTGCCGGCCGCCCTGTTCATGATGTCCAGCCGCACCTTGTTAAAAGGTGCAGCTATTGGAAGCACAGCGCCCTCCGATGCCCTGCGGGAAGTAAATAATATGCTGTGCGAGAAAAACGATTCCATGATGTTTGTGACCCTGCTGTACGGGATATATGACCCCGAAAGCGGAGAATTTACGTATGCGAACGCGGGGCATAACAGCCCGGTCGTTCTTCATTCCGATAAAAGCTGCTCCATGCTCCCGCTGACCGGCGGAGTGGCTATCGGGGTCATGCCGGAGCTGGAATACGAGCAGAACACGATCACGCTCGCGCCCGGCGAAACGCTCACTTTATATACGGACGGCGTCACGGAAGCCATGAACGAGGACAAGGAAGAGTTGGGCGAAGAGCGCTTGTTCGATATGCTCAAGGGGGCTTCCTCAGGAGAACCTGAGGCAATTACACGGGCGATCTTTGACGGAATAAAGGCTTTTGTCGGCGACGCGCCGCAATCGGATGACATTACCTGCCTGGCAATCCACCGGCCCGAAAACTGACATCCGACATCTTCATGCTCTCTCTTAAAATCAAAACGGAAGTCGCAGAACTGGAGCGTATCTTCGCGGCCGTGGACGAGCTTGCAGTTCAGAATAATTGGCCGGACGATTTCATCTTTCGAATCAATCTGGTAATTGAAGAAGTAGCAATGAATTGTATAAAATACTGTCATATGGAGGGAGTGTCCGATTTCGAGATAACGATGGACCCTCAAGACGATGTCCTTACCGTTGAGATTATCGATGCCGGACGACCCTTCGATCCGCTAACGGATGCCCCTGAGGCGGATACGGATTCGGATATCGACGACCGCGCCATAGGCGGTCTGGGTATACATCTGGTGCGCACCATGACGGATGATATGCGCTACCGGCGGGAAGCAGACCAGAATCATTTGACGCTGATCATGCACAAACCTTCATGAAGCAACTATCCGGCCTACTGGCAGCTGTGCTTCTGATGCTGGTTCTGGCGGGAACTGGCCCTTTCATTGTTTCCATCACTATTCCGGAGGGATGGACCTGGTTGGGCAGTGGGATCGAAAAAAGTGAAGGCGAGGTGGTTCCGGAAGGAAACGTAGAGACAACCTCCTTCTCTGAAAGTACTCCGCAAGATGCTCCGTTGCCGGATACCGCTTCGGTAGCAATTCAGGGAATCGGCGTTTCCGACGAACAGGTCGTGTTTGGCCAATCCGCGGCCTTCAGTGGACCAGCTCAGGAACTTGGTCAAGGGATGCAACGGGGTATCCAGGCCGCTTTTCATGAAGTCAATCGGCGCGGCGGGGTTCATGGACGGCAATTGAAACTGATATCCCTTGACGACGCCTATGAACCCGAAGCAGCGATCGAGAATACCGTTCGATTGATCGAGGAGGAAAAAGTGTTTGCGCTGATTGGCGCAGTCGGCACGCCCACTTCCCGTTCCGCCGTTCCGGTTGCCGCAGATGCAAATATACCTTACATCGCTCCGTTCACTGGCGCCGCCTTCCTGCGCGACACCACATGGCATAACATTATCAACCTGCGGGCCTCGTACGACCAGGAAACCGAGGAAATGGTTGCCCGGCTTACAGAAGATCTGGATATCGAGCGCATCTCGATACTCTATCAGGACGATTCCTTCGGTCGTGCGGGCTATCTGGGAGCAAGACAGGCGCTCGAAAAACGCGGGATGGAGCCAGCCTCCATCGGATTGTATACGCGGAATACATTGGCTGTCAAGACAGCCCTCCTCGATCTGCGTCAGGGCGATCCCGAAGCAGTGATTCTCGTGGGGGCGTACCAGCCGGTTGCCGCGCTGATCTCATGGGCAAGGCATACGGGATTGAATCCCGTTTTCATAACCATTTCCTTTGTGGGCAGTAACGCGTTGGCCAGAGAACTCGGGGAGGAAGGCGACGGAGTCTTTGTAACCCAGGTGGTGCCTTTCCCGATGGACCAGACCCTCCCGGTGGTTGCCGCCTACCAGCGCGCCCTGTCGGCCTATGCCCCCGAAGAAGTTCCCGGATTTGTCTCCTTTGAAGGCTATCTGGCCGGACGCCTGGCCGCCGCCGGACTGGAAAGGTGTGCCCGGGATGTGACAAGAAACTGTTTCATCGATAGCCTGCAACAGACAGGCAGCGCCGACATCGACATCAACGGCTTCAAACTCCGCTACGGGAAACACGACAATCAGGGATCAGACACCGTATTCCTGACCATGATAGGGGAAGATGGTCGCTATTATCCCGTCAACTCGCTCATGGACACAGATCGTCTGTGGAAACAACTGCCCGTTCTGTGGCCAATGAATTAGTTACCTCGTCAACTCGTTCATAGACGAAATCTGTGGCTAACTCACTGCAAAGCCTGAAGAACCGTCGCTTCCGGATTTCCACCCAACTTTATTCCGGTATTGGAGGCGCTGTGGCCCTGACCGTGGCCGCAAGTCTGGTCGGGTGGTTTTCCTTCAACCAGGTCGGCGAAGCCCAGAGCGATGTAAACGAAGGCGCCATTCCCGAGATGGCGGCGGCCTTTGAGATTGCCCAATACAGCGGGACCCTGGTGGTTGCCGCTCCACGCCTGACGGCCGCTGAAACCCCTGAGATATTCGAAGAAATCTATGTAAGCATTATCGAAGCCCGTGAATCCTTTGATCAGCAACTGGCGGTTCTGGAAAGCAGCGAGGGGACCGATGAGCGTTCTCAGCGCATTCGCGCCCATTCCGACACGCTGACCGCCAACATCGAAGCCATCAAAGACCAGGGAGAAAGGATGTTCGAACTGGCTGTGGCGCGGGAAAATTTACGAGAACAAATCATAGACCTGCGTAACCACCTTGAACGTTTAGTGGTCTCGGCCATCGATGACCAGTATTTCTACACGGCCACCGGATACCGGGACCTCGGCACTCCCCCGGCGGAGCGCTCGGAGCATCTCTCGGAAGAGGAATTGGAGCGGTACCGCCACTTGTCCGAATTGCAAGCGGACGCCAACATCGCCACGGAGTTGCTGGTGAACGCATTTACTCACTCCTCCGCTGCGACGATCGAGCCGCTACGGGAACGTTTCGAGGCCGCCGCCAGCCGCATTGAACGTAATATGGCGGTGCTTCAGGATTCCCCTTTTCATGCCGAACTTATTCCGGCTTTCGACGAACTGTACACCTTGGGGACGGGAGAGGAAAGCGGCTTTGTTTTACTGCAGGAGGAACTACGGCTCGCCGAGAATCAACGGGACTTGCTTGCATACAACAGCAACGAGGCGGCCAGCCTTATCGCTGAAGTGGACAGTCTGGTGATTGCGGCGAGCAACAGTGCGCAGGAAGCCACCGACGCTTCTGCGAATGCCATCTTTACGGGCCGCACCCTGCTCCTTTCGATCAGTATTGTCAGTATCGTCGGAGCCATTCTTATTGCCTGGTTATTCGTCGGCCGCATATTGCTTTCCCGCATTCAACGCTTGTCGGACTGGATGCATCGCATGGCCGAGGGAGAGCTGGAACTTGAGGTCGAGATCGGCGGAAACGACGAGGTTACCGACATGGCCGGAGCCCTCGAGGTATTCCGGCGCCATGCTCTGGAAGTGCAGCGACTCAACCTCGTGGAAAAACTGGCGGAAGATCTGAAGACGAAAAACGATGAACTGGAAAGCGTGCTGGACAAACTGCGCAAGGCCCAGGATCAGATTGTCATGCAGGAAAAACTGGCGGCCCTTGGCGAATTGACCGCGGGTGTCGCCCATGAAATCAGAAATCCGCTGAACTTCGTAAAGAATTTCTCCGAGGCGTCGGAAGAACTTCTTGAGGAACTGCACGAAGTGCTGAATGAAAATGACGAACAGCTAAGCGAGGATCAGCAGGACCTGATCCAGGAAATCACGGACGACCTGAACAGCAATTTCGAGCGTATCAAACATCACGGCGAGCGCGCCGACCGCATCGTTCACGACATGCTGATGCTGGGGCGGGGCGAAGCAAAACACCAGGACACCGACATCAACAACCTGCTCGATGAACATGCCCGTCTTGCCTACCACAGCGTACGGGCAAGCGATTCTGACTTTCAACTCGACATAAAAGAGGACTTCGACCCGGATGCAGGCGTTCTCAAGGTCATATCCCAGGATCTGGGCCGCGTTTTCCTGAATATGGTGAACAACAGTTGCTATGCCATCGACGAAAAGCGACGTGAAAAGGCAGCAGCCGGAGTGGGGATCAAGGACTACATGCCGACGCTGTGGCTCACCACCAGGCGCAAGGAAGACTCTGTCGAGATACGCATCAAGGACAACGGCCCCGGGATTCCCCCCGATGTGATGAAAAAGATATTCGATCCGTTCTTCACTACGAAGCCCACCGACAAGGGCACCGGGCTCGGCCTCGCTATGTCCAGCGACATTATCCGCGAGCACGGGGGCGCCATCCGTGTAGATACCGAAGTGGGAGAGTTCACCGAGATGATCATTGAACTACCCCTGACGCCGGCGGAAGAAACGGCTGAAGCAGCGGGATAGCACAACGGAAAAAGCGTACTCCTCTTACCTTTTCTTACCGCGGGAACGCGCCCGATTCCGCGGCTTTTTGCCAGTACTTTTGGGCTCCTTCACTTCCTCCTGCGCCGTCTGCGCCGTCTGCGCCGTCTGCACCGTCTGCACCGTCTGCGCCTTGTTCATATGGATGTCGCTCACGAGCATGGCAAGTAGTTCCGGTTCTTCCCGGGCCAGTTCCCGGACAAGCGGCACAAACTGCCGGTCGCGCTCCCGATCCATATTCGTTCGTTCGCGAAGGCGATTCTCCAACGCGACCGTAAGACGCTCCGCAACGCGCGCATTCACCTCCTCCGGCGTCGGGAGGGGGCGTTTCTCCACCGGTACCCCATAGCGCATTGCGGAACGGATGAGGTCCGTCTCATCCTCCACGGTGGCAAGTACGACAGCGACGCCTATTTTCCCGGCGCGGGCGGTACGACCCGACCGGTGAATCAGGTATTCCGGATCTTGCGGCACGTCATACATGAATACATGGCTGAGGTCCGATATGTCAATCCCCCGGGCAGCGACATCCGTGGCGACCAGAAAGCGCGTTTCTCCTGCATGGGTTCGGGCAAGAGCTGCCTCCCGGGCCTGCTGTGATAAATCTCCGGAAATGGCATCGGCGCTATAGCCATAATTCCGCAGAAACGTCGTCAAATACTCGACATCTCTTTTTCTGTTGACAAATATGATCGCTGATTCGGGATTTTCAATCTCGAACAGGCGCACCAGCACGCGATCCTTCTCCATCGGATCGGTTACATAATACCGGTATTCCATCGTCTCGATACTCTCCTTGCCCGCACTCAACGAAATGAACCGGGGTTCCGTCAGAAAATCGCGGCTGAGCGACCGCACTCTTGGAGGAATTGTGGCGCTGAACATCAGGGTGCACCGTTCGGCGGGAAGATACCGTCGCAACGCCTGCATATCCGGGTAGAAGCCCATTGAAAGCATCTCATCGGCCTCATCGAAAATAACATAGTCGAGTTGCCGCAGATCGGCGTTGCCCCGGCTGAGATGATCGAGAATGCGGCCGGGCGTACCGATTACTACCTGGGCGCCCGCCTGCAAACCCCTGATTTGTGAACCGTACTCGACCCCCCCGTACACAAGAACAGATTCCAGAGCGCCGGTTTCGGGATTGGCCTGCTTCATGTGTTCGAACACCTCGTTGATCTGCTTCGCCAGTTCGCGGGTGGGCGTCATGACAAGTGCCTGCGCGACACGGCGCGATGGATCCAGAAGCTCGAAAAGCGGCAACAAAAAAGCGCCCGTCTTGCCGGATCCGGTGCGGGACTGTACAATCAGGTCGGCGCCTTCGAGAATGTAGGGAATGACCTGCTCCTGGACGGGCATGAGGGTATCCCATCCGGCAGCACCAAGGGCCGCACGCACCTTCACGGGCAAGTTGTCAAGGGAGGCGTCGGGAAGGCGCTCTGCAACACCCTCTCGGATTTCCTGGATCTGTCGTTCGTTATGCTCCTCGCGCTGTGCGCGACGGGTCAAGTCAATGACCTTGGTGTAGGAAGATGACAGGGTTTCGTCGTTCTCGCTCATAACGTCTGGTATCTGGCGTGCGGGCCGGTAGCGATATGCTCCCGGCTGGCGTCACATGGCAAGGCCCCCATCTACATGAAGTACATGCCCCGTAATGTAATCCGCCGCGGGGGAGGCCAGGAAGTGTACGGCGTTCGCCACGTCCTGCGGCGTTGCGGTGCGTTTCAGCGCAACCGTATCAAGGAGCGCGCTGCGTGCGGCGTCACTCAAGGCAGCGGTCATATCCGTTTCTACATAGCCCGGGGCCACCACATTTACGGTTACCCCGCGGCCACCGAGTTCTCGGGCCAGACTCTTCGAAAAACCTATGATGCCGGCCTTGGAGGCTGCATAGTTTGTCTGCCCCGGGTTTCCGACAATGCCTATGATGGAAGACATATTCACGATCTTCCCGGCCCGCTGCTTCATCATGGGCCGATACGCCATTTTGCAAAAATTGAACACGCTTTTCAGATTGGTGCCCACGACCGCGTCCCAGTCATGCTCGCTCATCCGAAGCATCAGTCCATCACGTGTAATTCCGGCGTTATTGACCAGCATATCTATGGATCCCCATGCTTCAAGTACACCGCCGACCGCTTCCTCGGCAGAAGAAATCTCCGCGGCGTCTCCCTGAAAAACGAGGCACTCCGAACCGGATTCCTGCAATTTTCGGCAAAGTGCATGCGCCTCGTCCGTAGAAGACCGGTATGTAAAGGCCACGCGTGCGCCGGCCGCGGCCAGCGTTTCGACGACAGCCCGGCCAATGCCTCGAGAAGCACCCGTAACGAGCGCCGTTTTTCCGTCCAGATCGAAAGCCATTATCCCAAAGAAATCAGTGAATCAGAAGAAGCGAACACAAAAGTTGCGCCGCTGCATAGTATTAACAGGCCCTGGCAAGAATCAACGCCAGTTCCTCGGCTTTCCCCGCAAAAACTGTCTTGATGTCCCGCCCAAGCGTACGACGCGCCAGCCCGCACAACACATTACCCGCGCCGATCTCAATATAACCGTCGGCGCCGTCCTCGTGCATGTTCCGGAGTGACCTGGACCAGTACACAGGCGACGTAAGCTGTGCCACCAACGCCTGACGTATCTCCTCGGGATCGCAA
Coding sequences within:
- a CDS encoding HAMP domain-containing protein, yielding MANSLQSLKNRRFRISTQLYSGIGGAVALTVAASLVGWFSFNQVGEAQSDVNEGAIPEMAAAFEIAQYSGTLVVAAPRLTAAETPEIFEEIYVSIIEARESFDQQLAVLESSEGTDERSQRIRAHSDTLTANIEAIKDQGERMFELAVARENLREQIIDLRNHLERLVVSAIDDQYFYTATGYRDLGTPPAERSEHLSEEELERYRHLSELQADANIATELLVNAFTHSSAATIEPLRERFEAAASRIERNMAVLQDSPFHAELIPAFDELYTLGTGEESGFVLLQEELRLAENQRDLLAYNSNEAASLIAEVDSLVIAASNSAQEATDASANAIFTGRTLLLSISIVSIVGAILIAWLFVGRILLSRIQRLSDWMHRMAEGELELEVEIGGNDEVTDMAGALEVFRRHALEVQRLNLVEKLAEDLKTKNDELESVLDKLRKAQDQIVMQEKLAALGELTAGVAHEIRNPLNFVKNFSEASEELLEELHEVLNENDEQLSEDQQDLIQEITDDLNSNFERIKHHGERADRIVHDMLMLGRGEAKHQDTDINNLLDEHARLAYHSVRASDSDFQLDIKEDFDPDAGVLKVISQDLGRVFLNMVNNSCYAIDEKRREKAAAGVGIKDYMPTLWLTTRRKEDSVEIRIKDNGPGIPPDVMKKIFDPFFTTKPTDKGTGLGLAMSSDIIREHGGAIRVDTEVGEFTEMIIELPLTPAEETAEAAG
- the fabG gene encoding 3-oxoacyl-[acyl-carrier-protein] reductase, whose product is MAFDLDGKTALVTGASRGIGRAVVETLAAAGARVAFTYRSSTDEAHALCRKLQESGSECLVFQGDAAEISSAEEAVGGVLEAWGSIDMLVNNAGITRDGLMLRMSEHDWDAVVGTNLKSVFNFCKMAYRPMMKQRAGKIVNMSSIIGIVGNPGQTNYAASKAGIIGFSKSLARELGGRGVTVNVVAPGYVETDMTAALSDAARSALLDTVALKRTATPQDVANAVHFLASPAADYITGHVLHVDGGLAM